ATTCCAAAATGTAAAAGTCAATAGAAACTACTAACTTGACATATCTCTACTTTTCTCTCTTATCTTGGCGTCCTTGGCGACTTGGCGGTTCGTTCAAATTATGAAAATTCTGCACGTTACTCAAGGTTATACCCCAGCAATTGGGGGTACAGAATTGCTCATTCAACGTGTTTCCGAAGAATTAGTTCGACAATTTGGCGATGAAGTCACAGTCTTCACCACAAATTGCTTCAATGGAGAAGGTTTTTTTAATCCAAAACTACCACGCTTGCAACCAGGTGACGAGGAAATAAATGGTGTCAAAGTGCGCCGTTTTCCAGTCAATAGCCGAATCAGCCAAATATTTCGATTTCCTCAAAAAGTTGCTTATCGTCTGCGTTTACCATTCAACCAGCATTTAAGAACAATAGCAGGAGGACCAATCATTCCTGGCTTAAAAAAAGCTATCCAAGAATATTCCGCTGATATTATTGCTGCTTCATCTTTTCCATTGTTACACATGTACGCAGCGCTTAACGGTGCTAGGGAGTCTGGAAGACCGTGTGTCCTTCATGGAGGAATACATCCGCAGGATGATTGGGCATTTCAACGCTCTAGAATTTATAGTGCTATTCAGCAATCTACTTATTATTTATCTAATACAAAATACGAAGCAGATTACGTTATCCAACAAGGAGTTTCACCTGAACGTGTAGCTGTCGTAGGAGTAGGAGTTGATCCAGAACCCTTTGCACAAATTTCCTCAACTCAAGCCAAAAACCATTTCGGTTTCAAAGAGCAACCAGTCGTAGGTTTTATTGGACAATTTGGAGGACACAAAGGAGTAGATACTCTTTTGCAAGCGATGACACTTGTTTGGAAATTTTTCCCTGATGTGCAACTTCTGCTAGCAGGAGCAAGGACAATGTTTGCAGAGAAAGTAGAAAATATTATCCATCAATTACCAGAGTCATATCAAAAGCAAGTCAAGCTTTACTATAACTTTTCTAATGAGGAAAAACCCCTCTTATTTTATGCTGTAGATGTGTTTGCTTATCCTTCTGGTTTTGAGTCTTTTGGAATTGCATTTCTAGAAGCTTGGGCTGCGAGTAAACCTGTGATTGGTTGTCGTGCTGGAGCAATACCTTGGGTAATAGACGAGGGAATAGATGGGCTTTTGGTAGATTATAAGAATCAAGAAATGCTAGCAGAAGCAATTATAGAGTTTTTAAAAAACTCTTCTTGGGCAACAACTTTGGGTAATGCTGGTCGTCAGAAAGTTTTATCAAGATACACTTGGAGTAAAGTCGCTCAGAATTTTAGAGAAGTTTATGTTGAAGCCATAAGACCAGATAATACCAAGTAGCCAACAAATAACAATAATGACAAACTGATATCAGGAGTAGCTTATACTCTAATTACACATCGCTATATAAAGAAGTTATCAAGTGGATTGAAGGATAATTCACTTCCTCGTTTTGGCATAATTTTAATTTCCTACCCCTATTCAATCACGAATAGGACTAAAGGAAACGACTATGAATATAGTGTGTAGAAATGGACATCTAGTTTCAGCAGGGTCAAAATTCTGTAACCACTGTGGTGATTCTGTGGTGATAGTACAATCCCAGGCAGTAAGTGCAACCTCACCAATAGAAAATGAGGATGAACCGTTGCAACCTGGGACATTCCTCCGTGAACGCTACATCATCCAGCAACAACTCGGTCAAGGAGGATTCGGGAGAACTTACCTAGCAGAAGACACGGGGCGGTTTCGTGAGAAATGTGTCATCAAAGAGTTTATGCCTGTAATGAAGAACACTGCTACCCTCAAAAAAGCAGAGGAATTGTTTCAACGAGAAGCCGCAACTCTTCACCAGCTTGAGCATCCACAGATTCCTCGATTCTGGGAGATATTTCGGCAAGAGAAACAGATTTTTATAGTTGTGGATTATATCGAGGGACGAACCTATAAGGAGCTACTTGAGCAACGCTTACAGCAAGGTCAATGCTTTAGTGACACAGAAATTTTAGAACTCCTTCAAAATCTGTTACCAATTCTCACTTATCTTCATAATCGAGGAGTCGTTCATCGAGATATCTCACCTGACAACATCATACTCCGTGCACATGACCATCTTCCTGTCTTGATTGACATGGGGGGAGTTAAACAAGTAGCACTCGAAGTCAGCACACTAACAGGTTCAGGACAAAATATGATGACTTCGTTGACTTGTGTGGGTAAAGTAGGTTATGCCCCAGATGAACAACTCCGCCTTGGATTAGTAGCTCCTCATAGCGATTTGTACGCTCTAGCAGTCTCAGTTCTGGTGCTTATGACAGGGAAAAAACCCCAGCAGTTGCTAGATCCACATACGCTGCAGTGGTTTTGGGAGAATGAACTGAGGTTAAACCCACTGTTGATAAAAACTCTTAGTCGAATGTTGGCACTAAGACCTAGCTCACGTTTTCAATCAGCACAGGAGGTTTTACAAGTTTTAAACCCCATTGTCTCTAGCAACAATCTTTCAAAGAAATACTCACAGCACCCAAAAAATTCTTCCCAGCAAGCTACCCAACCCTCTAATATTGGCAGACTGACTTTTGTTAAACAAAACTGGCAAGCTATTCCAAACCGCGTGAAGTTTCTAGTTCCAGCACTTGTTGCCATTACTGTAGGACTAATCTATGTTTTCTGGAAATATCAGCCGATTTTACTGTCGCTGGTGACACCAACAGATCTCAGTCGCGTTTCTAATTTGCAACTGCGTTCAATGCGTGAAGTGCAAAATGTGCCACAGGGTTTGTTCAACTACGGTGGTGCTCCTGCCTTTGCACCTGTCAATTCCGATAATATGAAAGATGCTATCAACCGAGCGCACCCAGAATTTCGCCTACGCTACACTGAACCCCCTAGTGGCAATCCTGGTTCCAGTACGGGTATCGAAATGCTGATCAAGGGTGAACTGACTTTTGCTCAAAGTGCTCGCACCCTTGAAGACGATGACTATAATAAAGCGAGAGCTAGGGGTTTTTCCTTAGAACAGGTGCCAATAGCTATTGACGGGGTTGTCTTCTACACTCATCCAAGCCTGACGATTCCTGGACTTTCCGTAGACCAACTCCAGGCGATTTTTAGGGGGCAGGTGACTAATTGGCAGCAGGTAGGGGGACCAAATATACCAATTGTAGCTGTCGGTTTGGATCCCAAAATTACCAGCGCACTCAAGTTACTGCTGGGCAGTGATGGCGACGACATCGGTTCCAATGTGAAGGTTGTCCGCGATTTCACCTCCGCTATTCGTAAGGTTGCCGCGACGCCAGGGGGGATTTCTTATGCTTCGGCTCCACTTATATTAAATCAGAAGACAATCCGTTCCATTGCGATCGCCAAAACTAACACCAAGCACTATGTGCAACCTTTTACAAATAATAAGCAAGTCAATCGACAAGCGTTTCAAGATGGCACTTACCCAATGACTCGCCGCTTTTTTATAGTCATCCGCCGCGATGACTCAGTCGATGAGAAGGCTGGAATTGCCTATGCTAGTATGTTGCTGTCTAAAGAAGGTCAGGGAATCATTGAGCAGACTGGGTTGGTTGCTATCCGTTAAAGTTAAGAAACTAATTGTTGTTGCCTTTAATAAGCATATTTTTTAAACTTCGGTTCCTATTGCTAAACGCAGTCCCCAGAATAAAATTAAAATTGCGATCGCCAACCAATCACCTCTTCTCAATCGTAAATCATGCCATTGCACACGATGTTCACTAGGACTCGTAAACCCCCGCACCGTCATAGCACTCGCCATTTGCTCTGCCCTGAGTAGCAAATTTTCCAACAGCCGTTCTGCTACTAACATCCAAACTTTAACAGCTCCTTTCAATCCTAACTTTTTCCAATTAATAGCTCTGGTCATTACAGAACGAATTAAATTCTGGATTTCTTCTAAAACGAGGGGAATAAATCGCAAAGATAAAGTTAAAGTCAAAGTTATTTCAGTCACAGGTAACTTCAAGCGTCGCAAGGGTTGCATTAAGCTTTCTATAGCAGCAGTGATTTCCTCTGTTGCAGTTGTCAACAGATACAGATTGCAACTGTAAATAAGGGTAAACCACATCGTACTCACACTGATTGCCAAATCCCATGAACGCCGAGTGACCTTAACTGGACCTTTGTCAAACAGCAGATACTTATAATCTTGCTGCTTATTGGCGGACATTGGTGCTGGAGTAGACTGACTCGAAGCTGATTGTTCTGTTAAAACTTGTTGGTTAGTCGGCAGGCGCGGTTGATACTTGATCCCAAGTCCATCAGGAGTGATAGCTATAACGATTAAAATAAAAAAGCAGAATGTCAACAGCCAGCCCATTTGCTGCTGCCAAACTCTTCGGGGGATTCTTGCTATTAAAGTAGCAACAATCAACAGTACCACCAACAGCACGCGCCATAAGTTATTGGCAAGAATGTAAGTTGTGAGAAAGCTCATCAACCAGATTAGCTTGACTCGTGGATCGAGTTTATGTAACCAAGTTTGAGGTTGTTCTAAGTAAAGCCCAATTGGCAGCGATCGCAGTAAATCCATTTATAATCATTAGTCGTTAGTGAGCCAGCACGGCGCAGGAGGGTTTCCCGACCTAGGTGACGGGCGTTCCCGAAGGGTCTTGGGGAGCCAGTTCTTGATGAGGGTTTCCCGACCTAGGAATCTGGCGTGGTTTCCCCCATGAGCGACTGCCGAAAGGGTTTCGCGACTTGAGGCGTCTGGCGTGGGGTTCCCCCCGTTGAAGCACCTGGCGTTTTCCCTCCGTAGGTGACGATCAGCCATCAGTCATTAGTCAATTGCCAAAGACTCATGACTGATGACTTGTGACCACTATTACACGCGGGTTGCTCGATTGGCATTAGTACCTTCGACTTCACGGGCTTTTTTACTCCGCCATAGTATACGGATAGGAGTTCCTTGAAAGCCCAAATGTTGCCGAAATTGTCGCTCGATATAGCGCCGGTAGTTATCGTTAAAGCGTTTAGAATCGTTGACAAACAATGCTATTGTAGGCGGTTGACTACTAACTTGTGTGCCATAGTAAATTTTGCCTTGGCGTCCAGCACGAGAGACTGTCGGCGAGTGCCAACCTATTGCTTCTTCCAAAACTTCGTTGATCACCGCTGTACTCACACGACGTTTGTGTGACTCGGCTGCTTTATCAACCAATTCCAAAATTTTTTCTACCCGTTGTCCAGTCAAGGCGCTGACAAAAATCATTTCTGCCCATTCAGTAAAATGCAGTCGTTCTTGCAGATGTTTTTCGTAATCATATATGGTGTAAGAGTCTTTTTCGACAGCATCCCACTTATTGACCACAATAATACAAGCTCGACCTTCTTCAGTAACCCGCCCAATTAATTTTTGGTCTTGCTCGGTGACACCATCAAGGGCATCTATCACCAATAAAACCACATCAGCGCGACGAATTGCTTTAAAAGCGCGGTTGATGCTAAAGAATTCCGGACCATATTCTACATTCTTCTTTTTGCGAATTCCTGCCGTATCAATCAAGCGGTAAATTTGCCCGTTTCGTTCCACAATAGTATCAATTGCATCACGGGTTGTACCAGAAATTGGGCTAACAATTGCCCTTGTTTCTCCCACAAAAGTATTCAATAAACTGGATTTTCCAACATTGGGACGTCCCACAATTGCTACTTTAATCTCGTTGGTTTCTGGTACTTCTGCTGTAGCAGGAAGGTAGTTAATCACTACGTCAAGTAAGTCTCCTGTACCACTTCCATGAATAGCAGAGATGGCGAAAGGTTCCCCCAAACCCAATTCCCAAAATTCGGCAGCTTGAATCAAACCTTGTTCTGGGGATTCGCATTTATTGACAGCTAGCAAAACAGGGACTTTTTGTTGTCGCAACCACTCAGCAATTTCTTCATCAGCCGGTGTTGGTCCTGTGCGACCATCTACTACAAAAATAGCAACACTTGCCTCTGCTAGGGCTGCCATT
This portion of the Brasilonema sennae CENA114 genome encodes:
- a CDS encoding glycosyltransferase family 4 protein — its product is MKILHVTQGYTPAIGGTELLIQRVSEELVRQFGDEVTVFTTNCFNGEGFFNPKLPRLQPGDEEINGVKVRRFPVNSRISQIFRFPQKVAYRLRLPFNQHLRTIAGGPIIPGLKKAIQEYSADIIAASSFPLLHMYAALNGARESGRPCVLHGGIHPQDDWAFQRSRIYSAIQQSTYYLSNTKYEADYVIQQGVSPERVAVVGVGVDPEPFAQISSTQAKNHFGFKEQPVVGFIGQFGGHKGVDTLLQAMTLVWKFFPDVQLLLAGARTMFAEKVENIIHQLPESYQKQVKLYYNFSNEEKPLLFYAVDVFAYPSGFESFGIAFLEAWAASKPVIGCRAGAIPWVIDEGIDGLLVDYKNQEMLAEAIIEFLKNSSWATTLGNAGRQKVLSRYTWSKVAQNFREVYVEAIRPDNTK
- a CDS encoding serine/threonine-protein kinase, producing the protein MNIVCRNGHLVSAGSKFCNHCGDSVVIVQSQAVSATSPIENEDEPLQPGTFLRERYIIQQQLGQGGFGRTYLAEDTGRFREKCVIKEFMPVMKNTATLKKAEELFQREAATLHQLEHPQIPRFWEIFRQEKQIFIVVDYIEGRTYKELLEQRLQQGQCFSDTEILELLQNLLPILTYLHNRGVVHRDISPDNIILRAHDHLPVLIDMGGVKQVALEVSTLTGSGQNMMTSLTCVGKVGYAPDEQLRLGLVAPHSDLYALAVSVLVLMTGKKPQQLLDPHTLQWFWENELRLNPLLIKTLSRMLALRPSSRFQSAQEVLQVLNPIVSSNNLSKKYSQHPKNSSQQATQPSNIGRLTFVKQNWQAIPNRVKFLVPALVAITVGLIYVFWKYQPILLSLVTPTDLSRVSNLQLRSMREVQNVPQGLFNYGGAPAFAPVNSDNMKDAINRAHPEFRLRYTEPPSGNPGSSTGIEMLIKGELTFAQSARTLEDDDYNKARARGFSLEQVPIAIDGVVFYTHPSLTIPGLSVDQLQAIFRGQVTNWQQVGGPNIPIVAVGLDPKITSALKLLLGSDGDDIGSNVKVVRDFTSAIRKVAATPGGISYASAPLILNQKTIRSIAIAKTNTKHYVQPFTNNKQVNRQAFQDGTYPMTRRFFIVIRRDDSVDEKAGIAYASMLLSKEGQGIIEQTGLVAIR
- a CDS encoding energy-coupling factor transporter transmembrane component T family protein; its protein translation is MDLLRSLPIGLYLEQPQTWLHKLDPRVKLIWLMSFLTTYILANNLWRVLLVVLLIVATLIARIPRRVWQQQMGWLLTFCFFILIVIAITPDGLGIKYQPRLPTNQQVLTEQSASSQSTPAPMSANKQQDYKYLLFDKGPVKVTRRSWDLAISVSTMWFTLIYSCNLYLLTTATEEITAAIESLMQPLRRLKLPVTEITLTLTLSLRFIPLVLEEIQNLIRSVMTRAINWKKLGLKGAVKVWMLVAERLLENLLLRAEQMASAMTVRGFTSPSEHRVQWHDLRLRRGDWLAIAILILFWGLRLAIGTEV
- the der gene encoding ribosome biogenesis GTPase Der; the protein is MSLPIVAIIGRPNVGKSTLVNRLAEEQSAIVHDQPGVTRDRTYKPAYWRDRDFTVVDTGGLVFNDDTEFLPLIRQQAMAALAEASVAIFVVDGRTGPTPADEEIAEWLRQQKVPVLLAVNKCESPEQGLIQAAEFWELGLGEPFAISAIHGSGTGDLLDVVINYLPATAEVPETNEIKVAIVGRPNVGKSSLLNTFVGETRAIVSPISGTTRDAIDTIVERNGQIYRLIDTAGIRKKKNVEYGPEFFSINRAFKAIRRADVVLLVIDALDGVTEQDQKLIGRVTEEGRACIIVVNKWDAVEKDSYTIYDYEKHLQERLHFTEWAEMIFVSALTGQRVEKILELVDKAAESHKRRVSTAVINEVLEEAIGWHSPTVSRAGRQGKIYYGTQVSSQPPTIALFVNDSKRFNDNYRRYIERQFRQHLGFQGTPIRILWRSKKAREVEGTNANRATRV